In one Saimiri boliviensis isolate mSaiBol1 chromosome 19, mSaiBol1.pri, whole genome shotgun sequence genomic region, the following are encoded:
- the LOC120360180 gene encoding LOW QUALITY PROTEIN: spliceosome RNA helicase DDX39B-like (The sequence of the model RefSeq protein was modified relative to this genomic sequence to represent the inferred CDS: inserted 2 bases in 1 codon; substituted 1 base at 1 genomic stop codon) produces the protein MAENDVDNELWDYEDDEAETAAGGDGAEAPAKKDVKGSYVSIHSSGFRDFLLKPELLRAIVDCGFEHPSEFQHEYILQAILGMDVLCQAKSGMGKTAVFVLATLQQLEPVTGQVSVLVMCHTRELAFQISKEYERCSKYMPNVKVAVFFGGLSIKKDEEVLKKNCPPIVVGTPGRILALARNKSLNLKHIKHFILDEXDKMLEXMRRDVQEIFRMTPHEKQVMMFSATLSKEIRPVCRKFMQDPMEIFVDDETKLTLHGLQQYYVKLKDNEKNRKLFDLLDVLEFNQVVIFVKSVQRCIALAQLLVEQNFPAIHRGMPQEERLSRYQQFKDFQRRILVATNLFGRGMDIERVNIAFNYDMPEDSDTYLHRVARAGRFGIRGLAITFVSDENEAKILNDVQDHFEVNISELPDEIDISSYTEQTW, from the exons ATGGCAGAGAACGACGTAGACAATGAGCTCTGGGACTATGAAGATGATGAGGCGGAGACAGCAGCTGGGGGAGATGGGGCTGAGGCCCCTGCCAAGAAGGATGTCAAGGGCTCCTATGTCTCCATCCACAGCTCTGGCTTTCGTGACTTCCTGCTCAAGCCAGAGTTGCTCCGGGCCATTGTCGACTGTGGCTTTGAGCATCCATCAGAATTCCAGCATGAGTACATCCTTCAGGCCATTCTGGGAATGGACGTCCTGTGCCAGGCCAAGTCGGGCATGGGAAAGACAGCAGTGTTTGTGTTGGCCACACTGCAACAGCTGGAGCCAGTTACTGGGCAGGTGTCTGTGCTGGTGATGTGTCACACTCGGGAGTTGGCTTTTCAGATCAGCAAGGAATATGAGCGCTGCTCTAAATATATGCCCAATGTCAAGGTTGCTGTGTTTTTTGGTGGTCTGTCTATCAAGAAGGATGAAGAGGTGCTGAAGAAGAACTGCCCGCCTATCGTCGTGGGGACTCCAGGCCGTATCCTCGCCCTGGCTCGAAATAAGAGCCTCAACCTCAAACACATTAAACACTTTATTTTGGATGAATGAGATAAAATGCTTGA CATGCGTCGGGATGTCCAGGAAATTTTTCGCATGACCCCCCACGAGAAGCAGGTCATGATGTTCAGTGCTACCTTGAGCAAAGAGATCCGACCAGTCTGCCGCAAGTTCATGCAAGATCCAATGGAGATCTTCGTGGATGATGAGACGAAGTTGACGCTGCATGGATTGCAGCAGTACTACGTGAAACTGAAGGACAACGAGAAGAACCGGAAGCTCTTTGATCTTCTGGATGTTCTTGAGTTCAACCAGGTGGTGATCTTTGTGAAGTCTGTGCAGCGGTGCATTGCCTTGGCCCAGCTACTGGTGGAGCAGAACTTCCCAGCCATCCACCGTGGGATGCCTCAGGAGGAGAGGCTTTCTCGGTATCAGCAGTTTAAAGATTTTCAACGACGAATTCTTGTGGCTACCAACCTATTTGGCCGAGGCATGGACATTGAGCGGGTGAACATTGCTTTTAATTATGAC atgCCTGAGGATTCTGACACTTACCTGCATCGGGTGGCCAGAGCAGGCCGGTTTGGCATCAGGGGCTTGGCGATCACATTTGTGTCTGATGAGAATGAGGCCAAGATTCTCAATGATGTGcaggatcactttgaggtcaatATTAGTGAGCTGCCTGATGAGATAGACATCTCCTCCTACACTGAACAGACATGGTAG